The stretch of DNA TCGTCGACGGCGGTCACGAGCGCCCGGCCCTTGTCTAGCGTCTCCTCGTACTCGCTGTCGGGGTCGGAGTCGTGGACGACGCCGGCCCCCACCCGGAGGTGGTACTCGTCGGCGTACCGGACCAGCGTCCGGATGACGATGTTCAGCGTCGCCCGGCCGTCGAAGCCGAAGATCCCGATCGAGCCGGTGTAGGGGCCGCGCCGCGTCGCCTCGACCTCGTCGATGATCTCCATCGTCCGGGGCTTCGGTGCGCCGGTGATGGTACCGCCGGGGAAGACCGCCGCGACGGCGTCCCGCAGGCTCGCGTCGTCGCGCAGGTCCCCCGTCACCTCGGAGACGAGGTGCATCACCTCGGAGTAGCGGTCGACCCGGCGGTAGTCGGTCACGTCGACGCTGCCGAAGCGGCTCACCTTCCCCAGGTCGTTGCGCTCCAGGTCGACCAGCATCGCGTGTTCGGCCCGCTCCTTCTCGTCGGCCAGCAGGTCCGTCGCCAGGTCGTCGTCGGTCTCGGGCGTCTCGCCCCGTGGGCGGGTGCCGGCGATCGGTTCGGTGACGATCCGGTCGCCGTCGACGTCGAGCAGGAGTTCGGGGCTGGCGCTGACGAGGTCGACGCCGGGGAACTCGATAAGTGCGGAGTAGGGTGCGGGGTTCACCGCCCGGAGCGCGTCGAACGCCTCGACGGGGTGGACCGCCGCCGGGGCGGTCAGCCGCTGGGAGACGTTGGCCTGGAAGGTGTCGCCCTCGCGGACGTACCGCTTGACCGTCCGGACGCGCTCGGCGAACGCCTCGCGCGTGCAGTCCCCCTCGAAGGCGGCGGTGTCGGCCTCGACCGGTGGTGCTTCGACCCCGGGGTCTCCCTCGATCGCCGCCCGTGCGAGGTCCAGCGCGTGCTGCTTACCGAACTCGTAGGCCAGCCCCACGGACTCGAACTCGTCGAGTCGCGGGCAGGCGGTGACGGTGAGCGTCACCGGACCGTCGCCCCGCGGCTCCTCCCACGCGGCGAGCCGGTCGTAGGTGGCGACCTGGAGCCGCGGCAGCGCCCGGTCGTCGACGGCGCTCTCGGGCAGCGCCTCCAGTTCGCGGGCCACGTCGTAGGAGAGCCAGCCGACGGCCCCGCAGGGGTAGGGCACCTCGCAGTCGCCCCGGGCGAGATCGTCGGCGTCGACAACGTCGGCGAGCGCCGCGAGCGCCGACCCGTCGTCGGCTCCGACCTCGCGGAAGTCGGCCGGTGCCGTCCCGAAGTACCCCCACCCGGACTGGCCCCCGGTCGTCGCGAGGTAGACGCCCCCGACGCCCTCGCGCGCACGCCGGTACGCGACGAAGGGGTCGTCGACGGCCACCTCGACGGCGACGGGGACGCGGGCGGCCCCGTCGGCGTCGGCGTCGGCCGCCACCCGCGCGAACGATTCCCGGTCGGTCACCACCGATGACATCAGCTTCAGAGAACGGGGCTGCGCGTAACTCGCTTGCGGTTCCGGCGGTCAGTACGTCTCGGCCTGCTCGATCCAGCCGGAGACGCGGCTCTCCGAGAGGTCGGTCTCCGAGGCGATCTCCCCCGCGTCCGCCCCGGCGAGGTCACCGACGGTGTCGATGCCGATCCCCTGGAGACGCTTGGCGTAGGCCGGCCCGATCCCCTTGATCTCGGTGACGGGGTCGTCGCTCCCCTCGTCCGGTTCGGCTTCGGGGATGTCCGGCTCCGCGTCGGTCTCGGCGTCGATGTCCGCGTCGTCCGTCGGCACCGGTTCGGCCTCGCCGGCGTCGGCCTCGCCGACGTCTTCGGAGGTGTCGTCGGCGGCTGTCGCCTCGCCGTCGCTCTCGTCGGTCGCGGTGTCGGTCCCTTTGACGGCGTCCTCGTCGTCGGTAGACGGCTCGCGCTCGACCGTGACGTCCACGTCCCCGGCCGAGCCGTCGGACGCGGACTCGGTCCCGTCGAGACCGAGCGCGGATTTCAGTTTCTCCAGCAGACCCATACGCGGAGCTACTGGTCCCCGACACTAATCTCTTGCTGGTACCGGCTCAGAGCTCGGCCCGCAGCGCCTCGTTCATCGCGGCGACCGGTGCGTCCGAACCGGTCCACAGCTCGAACGCCGCCACGCCCTGGTAGAGGAGCATCCACGCGCCGTCGACGGTCGTCGCGCCGGCGTCGGCCGCGTCCCGCAGCAGGCGCGTCTCGATCGGCGAGTAGACGGCGTCCAGCACCGCGAGGTCGGCGTGGAGCGCCTCGGCGGGGACCGGCGACGCGTCCTCGTCCATCCCGACGCTCGTGCAGTTGACGAGCAGGTCGGCGTCGGCCAGCAGGTCGGGGAGCTCGTCCAGCCCGTGGCCGGTCGCGTCCGGCACCTCGGCGGCGAGGTCGTGGGCCGTCGACTCGGTCCGGTTGGCGATCCCGACCGTCACGCCCTCGTCGGCGAGGCCGAACGCCACCGCCCGACCCGCGCCGCCCGCGCCGACGACGACGGCCGTCCCCGACAGGTCGACGCCGTGGTGCTCGAACGCCCGGACCGCCCCGACCGCGTCCGTGTTGTACCCCCTCGGGGTCTCGCCCGAGAAGTCGACGGTGTTGACCGCGCCGATGCGCTCGGCCAGCGGGGCCGGGTCGACGGCGGCGAGCACGTCCCGCTTGAACGGGATGGTGACGTTCAGCCCGGCGACGCCGAGCGTCTCGGCGGCCTCGACGGCCGCCTCGCCCGCGTCTGCGGGCGGTTCGAACGTGACGTACCGCGCGTCCAGCCCCAGCGCCTCGTAGCCGGCCTCGTGCATCGGCGGCGACAGCGAGTGTCCGACCGGGTTCCCGACGAGTCCGTAGACGTCCATGTCCCACCGGGGGGCCGCCGCCGTTATCAACACCACGCTCTCGCGCGGGTCGGCGGCGGTTTCGCAAACTTTTCCACCCCGACCGCAATCCGTTCAGGTAGTGAGCCGTCTCCGTCACCCCCTCGTCCAGGTCGGCATCGCCGTGCTCCTGACCGCGGGCTGGGTCTTCGTCTCCCTCCGCGGCGTCGACCTCGGCGTCTTCGCGACCGTCGGGATCACCGGGCTCGCGGTGCTCGGATCGTCGTTCCTGCTGGCGTGGGCCGCGGAGACGGCGGAGGAGGACGTCCCGCGGGCGTTCGCCATCGCCGTCCTCGCCATCCTCGCCGTCGCCCCCGAGTACGCCGTCGACGCGCTGTTCGCCTGGCAGGCCGGGGCCGGCGGGGCCACCATCGAGGCCTGCGGCCAGCTCACCGCCGCACAGATCGAGGCCGGCGAGACGCCACTCGCCAGGGCCTGTCACTCGGCGAACCTCGCTATCGCCAACATGACCGGTGCCAACCGCATCCTCATCGGCATCGGGTGGGCCGGCATCGCCCTCTTCACCGTCTGGCGGTCCGCGTCGACGAACGACCCGTCGGTGACCAGCCGGGACGGCCTCCTCGCCGACGTGGTCGAGCTCGACAAGGGCATCTCGACGGAGATCGCGTTCCTGTTCGCCGCGACGCTGTGGGCCTTCTTCGTCCCGCTCGGCGGCGGCATCGGCGGGCTCGACACCCTGCTGCTCGTCGGGCTGTACGTCAGTTACATCGTCCTCGTCCTCAAGTCCGACAAGGACACCGAGGAGCCGACCGTCGGCGTCCCGAAGTACTTCCAGGACTGGTCGCTGCCCTGGCGACCGCTGGTCGTTATCCTGCTGTTCCTGTACTCCGGGCTGATGATCTTCACGGCCGTCGAGCCGTTCGCCCACGGCCTGGAGGAGATCGGGCTGCAGATCGGGGTGCCCTCCTTCTTCATGATCCAGTGGATCGCGCCGCTGGCCAGCGAGTCACCGGAGCTCATCGTGGTCGCCGTCCTCGTCAACAAGGCCCGCTCGACGGCCGGCTTCAACGCGCTCATCTCCTCGAAGCTGAACCAGTGGACGCTGCTGATCGGCACCATCGCGGTCATCTACTCCATCGCGCTGGGTGCCTACGGCGTGTTGCCCTTCGACGCGCGCCAGTCCGCCGAGATCTGGATCACCGCAGGCCAGTCCTTTTTCGCGCTGGCGATCCTCTGTAACTTCGAGATCTCGCTGCGGGAGGCCCTGGTGCTGTTCCTCCTGTTCATCTCGCAGGTCCTGCTGGAGTTCGCGCTCATCCAGGAGTATCTCACCCTGCCGATCGGAAGTCACGACCTGCTGCTGGTCTACACGGCCGTCTACATCGCCGCCGGCGTCGCGCTGTTTGCCGTCCGCCGCGAGTCGCTCCGGGAGCTGATCGAGAGGGCCACGGACACGTTCCGAACGGCCGTCGGCCGCGACCCGGTCTACCCCGACCGGGCCGACTGATGCTCGGCGTCGTCGTCTCCCGGGCGGACGAGGCCTCCGCACACGTCGGCGAGCGACTGCTCGACCGCGCCGCGTGGACCCAGACGACCGACGACAGCCGACCGGACGGCGAGGGCGGCGGCACCGTCTACCGGACCGACGGCGCGGTGCTCCGCGAGTTCGACGCGCTCCACCTGGACATCGAGCGCGCGGCCGACGCCTTCGACGACCCGGACCTGCTCGTCTTCGCCTCCCGGCACGCCGGGGAGACGGGGCCGCTCCTGACCGCCCACCACACCGGGAACTTTGGCGCGGCCGACTTCGGCGGCGACCCCGGATCGTTCGCCCGCGCCTGCCCGAACGCCCACCGGGCGGTCGTGACCGCACTCGCCGAGCACGCACCCGACGGCTACGAGGTCGGGATGGAGTGTACCCACCACGGCCCGACCGAGGTCGGCGCGCCCTCGATGTTCGTCGAGGTCGGCAGCGACGAGGCGCAGTGGCGCGACCCAGACGCGGCCGACGCCGTCGCCCGTGCGATCCTCTCGCTCCGTGGCGTCGCCTCCGATGCGGGCGAGACGATCGGACCCGAGCGACACCTGGTCGGCCTCGGCGGCGGCCACTACGCGCCCCGCTTCGAGCGCGTGCTCCGCGAGACGGACTGGGCGGTCGGCCACGTCGCCGCGGACTGGTCGCTTGACGCCCTCGACGAGTGGGCAGACGGCGCGGCCGACCGCGAGGCGGTCCTCGACCGCGCGTTCGCGGCCAGCGCCGCCGAGTTCGCGCTGCTTGACGCCGACCGGCCCGCGCTCGAATCGACCGTCGAGGGGCTGGGCTATCGGGTCGTCGACGAGACGTTCGTCCGGACGACCAGCGGCGTCCCGCTCTCGCTCGTCGCGGAACTGGAGTCGGCGGTCGGGAGCGTCGACGAGGGGTTGCGGTTCGGCGACGCCGCGACCGGCGGGGTCGAGTCCTGGGCGGTCGTCGACGTGCCCGCGGACCTGCTGGCCGAGGCACGGGGCGTCGATCCCGAGGCGGTCCGGTCGTGGGTCGAGAGCGAGACCGTCGCCTTCGGCACCGAACAGAACGGGACGGTGGTCGCCGGTCCGGTCGTCGTTTCCGCTGGAGATGGCCGCGACGACGTGGTCGACGTCCTCGCCGACGCGCTCCGCTCGCGCTACGATTCGGTCGAGCGCGACGGGGGCGAGGTGGTGGCCCGCGAGCGGACCTTCGACCCCGAACTCGCGCGCGAGGCTGGCGTGCCCGAAGGCCCGGCGTTCGGCCGCCTCTCGGCGGGAGAGCCCGTCGAGGTCGACGGCGAAGAGATACGGCCGGAGAGCGTACGAAGCGAACGTATACGTCGATTTACGCTGTAATTACCGGGCGGTGTCCTGACACGGAGCTGACGGGCAACACGTCAGCCGTGCGTCAGACACAGGGGGAAAACTAATGTGAGTTCGTCTGTAACGGGGATTTAAATATGGACTCGATTATCGACGACGCCATCGACGAGGCCGAGGAGGAGCGAGACGAGGCTCCGACCGAGCCCGAGGGCCAGTCCCAGACCGGCTCGTCGCCGGGCCGAGAGGAGATGTCGACTTCCGGTGAGATGACCGACGACGAGCTCGCGAGCGTCGTCAAAGATCTCGAGACGAAGATCACCGTCGTCGGCTGTGGCGGGGCCGGCGGCAACACCGTCACCCGGATGATGGAGGAGGGCATCCACGGCGCGAAGCTCGTGGCGGCCAACACGGACGCACAGCACCTCGCCGACGAGGTCGAGGCCGACACGAAGATCCTCATCGGCCGCAAGCGCACCGGCGGGCGCGGCGCGGGCTCGGTCCCGAAGATCGGCGAGGAGGCCGCCCAGGAGGACCTCGAAGACATCCAGAAGTCCATCGACGGCTCCGATATGGTGTTCGTCACCGCGGGGCTGGGCGGCGGGACCGGGACCGGTGCCGCCCCGGTGGTCGCACAGGCCGC from Haloarcula litorea encodes:
- the pabB gene encoding aminodeoxychorismate synthase, component I, which gives rise to MSSVVTDRESFARVAADADADGAARVPVAVEVAVDDPFVAYRRAREGVGGVYLATTGGQSGWGYFGTAPADFREVGADDGSALAALADVVDADDLARGDCEVPYPCGAVGWLSYDVARELEALPESAVDDRALPRLQVATYDRLAAWEEPRGDGPVTLTVTACPRLDEFESVGLAYEFGKQHALDLARAAIEGDPGVEAPPVEADTAAFEGDCTREAFAERVRTVKRYVREGDTFQANVSQRLTAPAAVHPVEAFDALRAVNPAPYSALIEFPGVDLVSASPELLLDVDGDRIVTEPIAGTRPRGETPETDDDLATDLLADEKERAEHAMLVDLERNDLGKVSRFGSVDVTDYRRVDRYSEVMHLVSEVTGDLRDDASLRDAVAAVFPGGTITGAPKPRTMEIIDEVEATRRGPYTGSIGIFGFDGRATLNIVIRTLVRYADEYHLRVGAGVVHDSDPDSEYEETLDKGRALVTAVDEALGRRADLSVEGSR
- a CDS encoding helix-hairpin-helix domain-containing protein, yielding MGLLEKLKSALGLDGTESASDGSAGDVDVTVEREPSTDDEDAVKGTDTATDESDGEATAADDTSEDVGEADAGEAEPVPTDDADIDAETDAEPDIPEAEPDEGSDDPVTEIKGIGPAYAKRLQGIGIDTVGDLAGADAGEIASETDLSESRVSGWIEQAETY
- a CDS encoding shikimate dehydrogenase — translated: MDVYGLVGNPVGHSLSPPMHEAGYEALGLDARYVTFEPPADAGEAAVEAAETLGVAGLNVTIPFKRDVLAAVDPAPLAERIGAVNTVDFSGETPRGYNTDAVGAVRAFEHHGVDLSGTAVVVGAGGAGRAVAFGLADEGVTVGIANRTESTAHDLAAEVPDATGHGLDELPDLLADADLLVNCTSVGMDEDASPVPAEALHADLAVLDAVYSPIETRLLRDAADAGATTVDGAWMLLYQGVAAFELWTGSDAPVAAMNEALRAEL
- a CDS encoding sodium:calcium antiporter translates to MSRLRHPLVQVGIAVLLTAGWVFVSLRGVDLGVFATVGITGLAVLGSSFLLAWAAETAEEDVPRAFAIAVLAILAVAPEYAVDALFAWQAGAGGATIEACGQLTAAQIEAGETPLARACHSANLAIANMTGANRILIGIGWAGIALFTVWRSASTNDPSVTSRDGLLADVVELDKGISTEIAFLFAATLWAFFVPLGGGIGGLDTLLLVGLYVSYIVLVLKSDKDTEEPTVGVPKYFQDWSLPWRPLVVILLFLYSGLMIFTAVEPFAHGLEEIGLQIGVPSFFMIQWIAPLASESPELIVVAVLVNKARSTAGFNALISSKLNQWTLLIGTIAVIYSIALGAYGVLPFDARQSAEIWITAGQSFFALAILCNFEISLREALVLFLLFISQVLLEFALIQEYLTLPIGSHDLLLVYTAVYIAAGVALFAVRRESLRELIERATDTFRTAVGRDPVYPDRAD
- a CDS encoding D-aminoacyl-tRNA deacylase, producing MLGVVVSRADEASAHVGERLLDRAAWTQTTDDSRPDGEGGGTVYRTDGAVLREFDALHLDIERAADAFDDPDLLVFASRHAGETGPLLTAHHTGNFGAADFGGDPGSFARACPNAHRAVVTALAEHAPDGYEVGMECTHHGPTEVGAPSMFVEVGSDEAQWRDPDAADAVARAILSLRGVASDAGETIGPERHLVGLGGGHYAPRFERVLRETDWAVGHVAADWSLDALDEWADGAADREAVLDRAFAASAAEFALLDADRPALESTVEGLGYRVVDETFVRTTSGVPLSLVAELESAVGSVDEGLRFGDAATGGVESWAVVDVPADLLAEARGVDPEAVRSWVESETVAFGTEQNGTVVAGPVVVSAGDGRDDVVDVLADALRSRYDSVERDGGEVVARERTFDPELAREAGVPEGPAFGRLSAGEPVEVDGEEIRPESVRSERIRRFTL